In Geopsychrobacter electrodiphilus DSM 16401, a single window of DNA contains:
- a CDS encoding M23 family metallopeptidase, producing the protein MARRFTLMYIPDSGKRTRRYLVTHRLIISALAVASVCVLVLGYICVDYYRLQLDQQQFTRLLIENSEQRQQLSHLTRSFGELQRDVVVMAGAEARVRESLGPDASVPKAVPVGIGGALETSATDMTALQKQINDLRLAIDLRRESQEEVRDLLNDKHSLASATPEGWPTKGWLTSYFGMRESPYSGEPKMHEGLDIGANIGTSVTATADGVVVKATTEPGFGKVVMIDHGYGYRTIFGHNSKLMVTPGMRVKRGDKISEVGNTGRSTGPHLHYEVRLNGVPIDPRKFL; encoded by the coding sequence GTGGCACGTCGATTTACCTTGATGTATATCCCCGATTCTGGCAAGCGGACCCGACGTTATCTGGTTACGCATCGCCTGATCATCTCAGCGTTGGCCGTTGCCAGCGTCTGTGTCCTGGTGTTGGGTTACATCTGTGTTGATTATTATCGACTGCAACTGGATCAGCAACAATTCACCCGGCTGTTGATTGAAAACAGCGAACAACGTCAGCAGCTCAGCCACCTGACGCGCAGCTTTGGCGAGTTGCAACGTGATGTAGTGGTTATGGCTGGCGCTGAAGCCAGGGTGCGAGAATCCCTGGGTCCCGACGCTTCAGTACCAAAAGCTGTCCCGGTCGGCATCGGGGGGGCGCTTGAAACCAGCGCTACTGACATGACAGCGTTGCAGAAACAGATCAACGATTTGCGGCTGGCCATCGATCTGCGCCGGGAATCTCAGGAAGAGGTCCGCGACCTGTTGAATGATAAACACTCTCTGGCCTCAGCGACCCCCGAAGGATGGCCGACCAAGGGGTGGCTGACCTCCTATTTTGGGATGCGGGAGTCTCCTTATAGTGGTGAACCCAAAATGCATGAAGGCCTGGATATCGGAGCCAATATCGGAACGAGTGTGACGGCTACCGCTGACGGCGTGGTGGTCAAAGCCACGACTGAACCGGGTTTCGGGAAGGTTGTCATGATTGATCACGGATATGGCTATCGCACCATTTTTGGTCACAATTCCAAACTTATGGTGACGCCCGGGATGCGAGTCAAGCGCGGCGACAAAATTTCAGAAGTTGGTAACACCGGCCGCTCGACTGGTCCCCATCTGCATTATGAAGTGCGTCTCAATGGCGTGCCGATCGACCCGCGTAAGTTTCTCTGA
- the secA gene encoding preprotein translocase subunit SecA, producing the protein MIKSLVRKIVGSKNEREIKLMMVKVEQINALEESLTALSDEQLRGKTLEFRARMEQGETVDDLLVEAFAVVREGSKRALGMRHFDVQMIGGMVLNAGKIAEMKTGEGKTLVATLATYLNALVGKGVHVITVNDYLASRDAEWMGKLYRFLGLSVGCIVHGLTDKQRQEAYGADITYGTNNEFGFDYLRDNMKFALADYAQRPLHYAIVDEVDSILIDEARTPLIISGPSEASSDLYTRVDMIIPRLVKGETSESRDGAIGQSVKHYTGDFTVDEKAKSAMLTEEGVLKTEKLLGIENLYDPVNIELLHHVNQALKAHALFKRDVDYVVKDGEVMIVDEFTGRLMEGRRWSDGLHQAIEAKEGVKIESENQTLATITFQNYFRMYDKLSGMTGTADTEAKEFHEIYKLDVVVIPTNRPLSRLDNPDVIYKTKKEKYLAAIEDIIACHKVGQPVLVGTISIEDSELLAELLQKRGVPHSVLNAKQHGREALVVAQAGRKGSVTLATNMAGRGTDIVLGGNAEMMARVESADAEPEEREAVFEAALARHRTQCLREKEEVLAAGGLYILGTERHESRRIDNQLRGRSGRQGDPGASRFYMSLEDDLLRIFGSQRVAYVMEKLRIPDGEPIEHGMISKAIENAQKKVEAHNFDIRKHLIDYDDVMNRQREVIYAQRREILGGQDIRGTVESILNEAIGDSVASFCPDKSRREDWDWQRLSEDMLTQFNFFPELEAVDQDKVSHDELENLLKQQALMRLDEREQEFTPPVMKHLCQVLLLQSIDTQWKGHLLDVDHLKEGIGLRGYGQLDPKGEYKREAFELFMQMMGRVRQEVLQNLFRVQLAREDDLDQIEARRRQQQQMVLNRAAGDTEVKKPVTREEDKVGRNDPCPCGSGKKFKKCCGR; encoded by the coding sequence ATGATTAAGAGTCTGGTGCGAAAGATCGTTGGCAGCAAAAACGAGCGTGAAATCAAACTGATGATGGTTAAGGTTGAGCAGATAAACGCCCTTGAAGAGAGCTTGACAGCGTTAAGTGATGAACAACTTCGCGGCAAAACCCTTGAATTTCGGGCACGCATGGAGCAGGGGGAGACGGTTGACGACCTGCTGGTTGAAGCTTTTGCTGTGGTGCGTGAAGGGAGTAAACGCGCCCTTGGTATGAGGCACTTCGATGTCCAGATGATCGGGGGGATGGTGCTGAACGCCGGTAAAATTGCAGAAATGAAGACCGGTGAAGGAAAAACTCTGGTCGCAACGTTGGCGACCTACCTCAATGCACTGGTCGGCAAGGGGGTTCATGTCATCACGGTCAATGATTATCTGGCGAGTCGTGATGCCGAGTGGATGGGGAAACTTTATCGGTTTTTGGGGCTTTCGGTTGGCTGTATCGTGCATGGTCTCACAGATAAGCAGCGTCAGGAGGCCTATGGCGCAGACATTACCTACGGAACCAATAATGAATTCGGCTTTGATTACCTGCGCGACAATATGAAGTTTGCGCTGGCCGATTATGCTCAGCGACCCCTGCATTACGCGATTGTTGACGAAGTCGATTCGATTCTGATCGATGAAGCCCGGACACCACTGATTATCTCAGGCCCGAGTGAGGCTTCAAGCGACCTTTACACGCGGGTTGATATGATAATCCCGCGACTTGTGAAGGGCGAGACCAGCGAATCCAGGGATGGGGCCATCGGGCAGAGTGTCAAGCACTATACCGGCGACTTTACCGTGGATGAAAAAGCGAAATCGGCGATGCTGACCGAGGAGGGGGTGCTTAAAACCGAGAAACTCCTGGGAATTGAAAACCTTTATGACCCCGTCAACATTGAACTCCTCCACCATGTAAATCAGGCGCTCAAGGCTCATGCCCTGTTTAAGCGTGATGTCGATTACGTAGTCAAGGATGGTGAGGTCATGATTGTCGATGAGTTCACCGGGCGCCTGATGGAAGGTCGCCGCTGGAGCGATGGCCTGCATCAGGCCATTGAAGCCAAAGAAGGGGTCAAGATTGAATCTGAAAACCAGACCCTGGCTACGATTACCTTTCAAAATTATTTCCGGATGTACGATAAGCTCTCGGGGATGACTGGTACCGCCGATACCGAGGCCAAGGAGTTTCACGAAATCTATAAACTTGATGTCGTTGTTATTCCGACCAATCGCCCATTGTCACGACTCGACAACCCCGATGTTATTTATAAGACTAAGAAAGAAAAATATCTTGCAGCGATCGAAGACATTATTGCTTGCCACAAGGTTGGACAGCCGGTGCTGGTCGGCACGATTTCGATCGAAGATTCTGAACTGCTGGCAGAGTTGTTACAAAAGAGAGGCGTTCCCCATAGTGTTCTGAACGCCAAGCAGCATGGTCGTGAAGCCCTGGTGGTTGCTCAGGCAGGGCGTAAGGGGTCCGTGACGCTGGCGACCAATATGGCCGGCCGCGGTACTGATATCGTCCTTGGCGGGAATGCAGAAATGATGGCTCGGGTGGAGTCTGCCGACGCTGAACCCGAAGAACGCGAAGCTGTCTTTGAAGCGGCCCTGGCGAGGCACAGGACACAGTGTCTCCGCGAAAAGGAAGAGGTCTTGGCGGCAGGGGGGCTCTATATCCTCGGTACAGAACGTCATGAATCGCGCCGGATTGACAATCAGTTGCGCGGCCGCTCCGGTCGTCAGGGTGATCCAGGGGCCAGTCGTTTCTATATGAGCCTTGAGGATGATCTGTTGCGAATTTTCGGTTCACAGAGGGTCGCCTATGTCATGGAGAAACTGCGTATCCCGGACGGGGAGCCGATTGAGCATGGCATGATCAGTAAAGCAATTGAAAATGCACAGAAGAAGGTTGAAGCCCATAACTTCGATATCCGAAAGCACCTGATAGATTACGATGATGTCATGAATCGTCAGCGTGAGGTTATCTATGCGCAACGCCGTGAGATTCTTGGTGGACAGGATATTCGTGGCACCGTCGAGAGCATCCTGAATGAGGCGATCGGCGATTCGGTCGCATCGTTCTGTCCGGATAAGTCACGTCGTGAGGATTGGGATTGGCAACGCCTCAGCGAAGACATGCTGACTCAATTTAATTTTTTCCCTGAACTTGAGGCTGTTGATCAGGACAAAGTCAGTCATGACGAACTCGAGAATCTGCTGAAACAACAGGCGTTGATGCGACTTGATGAACGCGAACAGGAATTCACCCCGCCGGTGATGAAACATCTCTGTCAGGTCCTTTTACTGCAGAGCATCGACACCCAGTGGAAGGGACATCTGCTTGATGTCGATCATTTAAAGGAGGGGATCGGCCTACGTGGTTATGGGCAACTAGATCCCAAGGGTGAGTATAAGCGTGAGGCATTTGAGCTGTTTATGCAGATGATGGGGCGTGTGCGTCAAGAGGTTTTGCAGAATCTCTTCCGGGTGCAGTTGGCCCGCGAAGACGATCTGGACCAGATAGAAGCTCGGCGGCGTCAGCAACAGCAGATGGTCCTGAACCGGGCGGCTGGAGACACCGAAGTGAAGAAGCCGGTGACCCGAGAGGAAGACAAGGTTGGTCGGAACGATCCATGCCCCTGTGGCAGCGGGAAAAAGTTCAAGAAGTGTTGTGGCCGTTAA
- a CDS encoding N-acetyltransferase, translated as MIRRALITDARAIHQLLLGYAQQGQLLGRSLVDIYDALRDFHVFEEEGQIIGVGALQICWENLAEIRSLAVKDGLIGRGIGRLLVEACLEEARLLGLKRVFALTYQPRFFEKLGFTEIEKSDLPHKIWTDCIHCIKFPDCDEIALAIDL; from the coding sequence ATGATCCGTCGTGCACTTATTACTGACGCCAGGGCAATTCATCAACTGTTGCTCGGGTATGCACAGCAGGGACAGCTGCTCGGCCGTTCCCTGGTAGATATTTATGATGCTCTGCGTGATTTCCATGTCTTCGAAGAGGAAGGCCAGATTATTGGCGTTGGCGCCCTGCAGATCTGCTGGGAAAATCTTGCAGAGATTCGTTCCCTGGCCGTCAAAGACGGGTTGATCGGCCGAGGAATAGGCCGCCTTCTCGTTGAGGCCTGCCTTGAGGAAGCGCGCTTGTTAGGGCTTAAACGGGTTTTTGCATTGACTTACCAGCCGCGTTTTTTTGAAAAACTCGGTTTCACTGAAATCGAAAAATCGGATCTGCCGCATAAAATATGGACGGATTGTATCCACTGTATCAAATTTCCTGATTGCGACGAAATTGCCCTTGCTATCGATTTATAG